The Methanobrevibacter boviskoreani JH1 DNA window TCAAGAAGACCCATACCAAATACAACGGTACCCTTAGGCCATTTGTCCCTAGGGAATATTGCAGAGTGTGCAAACATCAGGAAGCTTAAATGGTTTCCAACAAGGTCCTTTGCAGATAATCTCCAGTCAAGAGGATACCAGTAGTTGAACTCATTCTGGATTTTACTTACGGTCTCACTGTCGACCTTGATGTCATCGGAGTCAATGTCCAGGAACACCTTATTAAAGAATGCCTCATTTAGAAGTTCAGGGTCCATATCCTTTAGGTATTTAGCTATTGTATAGTAGGACATATACATTGTTGAATCTGTAAGTGGTTCAAACAGCCATTTTTTATCCCATGGTACACGGGTTCCAAGACCTACCCTTCTGGAACATGCCCAGTCATCTAGCCAGTCAATATAATAGTTGAAGTTTGACTTAACCTCAGATGGAATAATGGTTTCCCCATCAAGAACCTCATGGGCCTTTCCTTTCCACTCCTTATCGGAGTATTTCATAAACCATTGGTCATCCAATATCTTTACAACACAGCGGTGACCGCAACGGCAGATAACAGGTCTTTCTGCAAAGTCATAGATAATGTCCGCATATCCTTCTTCTATTAAATCATCTCTAACCTCATCCCTTACATATGCAACTCTCTTACCACCATACTTAGGTATGTGGTCACTTACATAACCTTTACTGTGTTCTGTCTTATATAATTCCTCGGTTGCATCATGTAACTTGGGATCGTCCTGGTTTTCAATGCCTAGTTTTTCAATGGTTTCCTTTGCAGGGATTGGGCCATAACCTTTAACGGTTACGACATTTCTAGGTTCGGCCTTTAGGACAGCTTCCTCAAGTCCATATTCCTTGATTAATTCCGCGTTGTTCTTTAAATCACGAAGTGCGATATAATCTGCAGGTGCATCAGCAGGTTCTGAGAATACCACTCCGCTTCCATATTCTGCATCTACAAAGCTTGCAGGGAATACTGGAATCTCTTCACCTGTTACGGGGTTTTTGGAGATTTTACCAATGATTTCTTTAGGGTCGATATCTCCTAGGATCTTTAAATCCTTCTGGTTTGAGATGTTGTAGTATGCATCATCGGACATTATCCATTTCTCACCTTCTGATCTGCCTTTCTCAACTTCAACTAGAATATAGTGGACCTCAGGATTTAACCAGATATTGGTTGCACCGAAGATGGTCTCAGGTCTTAGGGTACCGGTTACAAGGAATTTGTCCTCAAGCGGGAATTTTAGAAGTGTAAGTTCATTAACACCAATACCTTCCCCTTCAAGAAGGTCATGGTCTCCAACAGGGTTCTCGTCATGTGGACAGTATTTTACAGGGTGTTCCCCCTGTATGATTAAGCCTTTGCTTTTAAGTGTTTTCATCTGCCATGTGACAAATTTCTGGAAGGTAGGGTCGATGGTTCTAAATTCCCTTCTCCAGTCAATGGTATAACCCATCTTGCTCATAACATCATGATATTCACTTGAGAAGTATTTTACAATATTGATAGGATCCGCCAATTTTGGAAGTGTTTCCTTAGGTACCTTATGTACGTTTTCATATAAGTCTAGGGTCCATTGATCCTTGTTTTTAATCCTGTCTGCAATTCCAATAACAGGAGCTCCAGTTACATGCCAACCCATTGGGAATAGAACATTATAACCCTCCATTCTTTTAAATCTCGCATAGACATCTGGAACGGTATATGTTCTTCCATGTCCCACATGCATTGCACCACTTGGATATGGGAAAGCTACTGTAATATACATTTTCTTCTTATCATTTGGATTTGATTCAAATAGCTTTGCATCTTCCCATTTCTTCTGCCATTTTTTCTCAATATTCTCTGACACTAAATCACCATTATTCTATCTTTTTAAAGTTAAGTACGTAATATTAAAAATTGACCTATAAAATAAGCTAATTTTATCTAAATAAATATAAACACAATTTTTAACCAAAGATTTAACAGATAAATCATCTGTTCCTTGGTTAATTTTTCTTAAAATAATCTTTTTTTATAAAAAAATAACAAGGTTTAAATCTTAAAATCGGATACCTTAGGAGATTCCGGAACCTCTATCTTATGACGGCTATTTATTACTTTATTTCTAATTAGATTGATTGTATCGTCACTAATGTTAAGACTGTCTCTTATTGTCTTGTTGTCCAAATTCTTATCAATAGCCATATATAAGAGCTTATCTAAAAGTTCATAACTTAAACCTATCTCATCCTCATCAGTCTGGCCAGGCCATAATCCTGCCCTTGGAGGCTTTACAATGATCTCCTCTGGAATTTTCCATGCTCTTGCAAGTGATCTTAACTGTGTTTTATATATGTCTCCAATAGGCTCCATATCACAACCGCCATCACCATATTTTGTGAAGTATCCAATGTAAAGCTCGCTTTTATTTCCAGTACCTACAACCAATGAATTTCTTAGGTTAGCATAATAGTATAGTAAACACATTCTGATTCTTGCCTTGAGATTTCCATCTGCAAGCTGTACAGCATCGTCACTGTATTTACCGTCTCTATGTGCCATCTTTATAAACTCATCTGAGATACTGTCAATATTGACCTCTTTATACTTTATATCCAGGAGTCTTGCCATTAATCTTGCATGGTCTGTATCTTCTTTCGGTGTTGTTGATGAATACATGTGTATTCCAAAAACGTTTTCACATCCAATAGCCTCAACAGATAAGTATGCTGAAACAGTGGAGTCTATACCTCCACTTAAACCTATAACTATACCATCACAATTTGCCTTTGATACCTTGTCTTGTATAAATAAGCAAATTTCCTCATTTACTTTCTCTTCATCTAGCTTAGGTAATGTATACATGAAAATCACATATTCAGTATTTTTTTTTATAAAAATATATTAATGTATTATATATTGTTTTTAATTTATTTAAAATTATTTTATAATAGTGATTTTTTATATGTGATAGTCTGATAATCTAGAATGATTTTTTAAAAATTAATCAGGGATTCTTAAAAATGGTATTTATAAGGGGTTTTAAAATTAAATAGTGAAAAATAGTTAAAATTTAATTTCTTTTAATTACTGTTTGGATAAATCGTCATATGTTAATAAAAATGATTTTTTACTTTTTTCAAGTTTTTTTTAAACATTCAAATTCCATTTATCTGTATTATTTTTATTCTGTTTTTTAATGATTTATTATATGGATATCATTAATTGCTCTTTGACCTACTAACACAGTACTTACATAAAGAATTCTTGTCCTTAATAAACCTCTTCTTTCCAGTACAGTAAAATTTATTGTTCTCTTTTGTAACAGTCATGTCCTTGGATTTTATACCAACTGGATGTAGGGACTTCTTAACAATAAAAGTCAGATATATTGAAATATACTTTATAAAATCCCTATACTCATAATCACCTGGTGAGTTCTCTTCAAAATAATAGTCAACTCTATCTTTAAAATCATTTACTTTCTTGTCATCCACTTCTATATTTAAACTTCCAGGATGTTTTCTATTGATGATTTCTTTATAGGTATAATAGTTATATCTTGTAAGTAGGCTTATTGCATCTGTAGAATATCCGTGTGGCATTCTTACATGGTCATAATTAATCATGTATTCATATATTTCATCAAATAGCTCTTTAGTATTCATAGTATTCAACTGTATTATACTTTTTAAACTACACTTTCTTATCTTATTATTTTTAGACTATTTTAAAAAAATTATCTAAGTATTTTAAAATTCAATTTTGTATTTTAAATTAACTTACTATAATAATATATATTATATATAATAGTCAAGTTTTAAAAAAGATTATATATTAGAAAATATAATTTTTATAATAATTACTTTTAGTTACTAAAAGTTTCTAAAATTTTTTTATAAATTTAACTTAGCATTAAACAACTTAGTTTATTTATAATTTCTAAATTAGAATTATGAATCTACTTAGATATTTATTTAGTTTAGGTTTGGATCTATAATTTTTAAGTTTAAATTATAAATTTAATTAATCCATAGTTTAAATTTATAAAAATAAAGAATCAATACTTAATTACTTAATAGCTAAAACTTATAGAGGAATCGTTATGGCATTTAAAGACTTATTCAATTTTAAGAAAGATGAAACTACCTTTGTATTTGTAGGTGGAAAAGGTGGGGTAGGTAAAACCTCAGTATCTGCATCAACTGCATTATGGTTAGCACGTAATGGTAAGAAAACATTACTTGTATCAACAGATCCTGCACACTCCCTATCAGATTCACTTGAGATGTACATTGGACCATATCCAAAATTCATTACAGAAAACCTCTGGGGTATGGAAATAGATCCAGATGTTGCAATGGAAGAAAAACAAAGGGAAATAGATGCACGTAAAACATTGACCGACAAAAATACTGCAATGGGATTGGATTTATTGTCAGATCAGATGGACCTTGCATCATCTGCTCCAGGTGCTGATGAGACTGCGGCATTTGAATTGTTCATGCGTATCATTAATAATGATAGTGATGACTATGACATGGTGGTATTCGATACTGCTCCTACAGGACATACCTTAAGATTACTTTCATTTCCGGATTTAATGGAATCATGGGTTGGAAGAATGATGAAGGCCAAGGCAAAGCTTGGGGAGGCTGCAAACAAAATCAAAAGCATCATTCCATTTATGGATGTGGATGAACAGCAAACAGCTGCAGAATTGGAGCAGACCAAAAAAGATGTTGAGAAGGCTAAGAAAATCTTATCAGATCCTGAGAGGACCACATTTAAGATGGTTGTAATTCCTGAGGAGATGTCAATCTATGAATCTGAGAGGGCTATCGAATCATTGGATAAATTTGACATGACAACCGACGGTATCATTGTAAACCAGGTAATGCCTGATATCGATGACTGTGATTTCTGCCATTCAAGATATAAATTGCAGCAGAAACGTCTTGCATTAATCAATCAAAAGTTCTCTGATAAGGAGATTACCCAGGTTCCCTTATTTAAGGATGAGGTTAAGGGCATTGATAAATTAACCAAATTTGGTGACATTCTCTATGAAGGTAGGGAAAATGATGAGATTCACCATGAGGCTATCCAATTATAGTATCTTTACTTTTAATTATTTTTTTTTAATTTTTAAGATATAAAAACAGTTCATTATAATTTTTTAGCACTATAAAAACAGCTCATTATAAGTTTTCAACAATATAAAAAAAATCTGATATAAAAAGAGTTAAACTCCTTTGAATCAAAAGTCAGTTTCTAATTTTTTTTAAGAGTGTGATTTAAGGCTATATATTTTTGACTTTTGATCCAGGTGTTTATCTAAGAAATTTAAAGCATAATAATATTTTCCTTGGCAGATAATATTCTTGTGTGTAATGAAAACGAAACCTTTTTTTTAAATTTTTGAGAGAGAAAATTTTAAAGGTAATGTGATTTTTAGGTATGCCTAAACTTCTTGTATAATACTTAGAACAAACTAGTATATAAACATTTAGGTATACCTAAACTTTTTTTATAAATTTTTCAAAATCCCTACTTATAAATAATATAATATAGAAAGTTTTTATTGTACAAATCTATTTTATGATTAAAATTATTAGTGTGATTTTTTTTAGGCTTATTGAAAAAAAATTTTTTTTAAAATATTCTGAATAATCTATTAATATTTTTTAAAGATATCTTAGTTTGGTACAATTCTTCTTTAAAAAAATTAATAGGAGGTGAAAATATTGAAAAACTCGTTAATCTTTATGTTATTGATTTCCCTAGTAATTATATCAGTCACCTCTATTTCAGGAGCAGACAATTCAACAGGCGATTTGGACCTGATGGTTGATAATGAATCAGCCACCGTTGCTGATAATGTATCTGTTAATCTTAACAATAATTCCTCTATGGGTGTTTCAGAAGATAATAGCTTTAATCTTGAAGGCAATATTGTAGAAAATAATAGTTCTAAAGCTGAAACATTTCCTCTTAACACATCTTCTATTAATGAAACTACAGTTAATGATGAAGATGGGAATACAGATGAAATAGATGTCTTAAAACTTGGTTCTAATATTTCAAACAATACTATAATACCTGATAACACATCCATTAAAAGTGATGAAATATTAAAGGATGAAAATCCCGTAACATACTATGTTTCCTAGATGGTAGTGATTCAAATGACGGTAGTGAGAATTCACCATTTAGAACGATAGTCCATGGAATCCAATTGGCAAATGCTAATGGTATAACTAGGATAATTGTTAAGAAAGGAGATTATGGAGAATCAAACCTTAAAATAAACTCCAATATCATATTGGAAGGTATGGACAATCCTGTAATTATCCCTTCCGGATCTAACTCAGTTTTTATAATTAATAATACTGGTGTGATAATCAATGGGTTTACATTTGCAGGTGGAAGAGGAAGTGTTATAAAGTCTAATAATTCCAACCTTACAGTTATAAATTCTCTATTTGCTAACAACACAGCCTCACCTACCGGTGGCATATACTTTGTAAATGGTAACTTGAACATTACCAATTCAACCTTTACAAATTGTATCTCATTAAATGGCGGTGACGGTGGAGCAATACACATGGAAAGAGGCACACTCTATATATCTGGCTCATTATTTGACGGCAACATGGCAAGGGCAGGGTCATCTACAGCATTGGGCTCTGCAGGTGGTTCAATATTTGCCGATAGGACCAATGCCTATTTAATAAATTCCACCATTAAAAACTCCTTAGCATCAGAATTTGGTGGGGGAGTATTTGTCAGTGGAAACTTGACCATGATAAATTCAAGTATCATAAACAATACTGCGGGTTATGGTAGTGGAGTATACTGTGAATACTTGCCATTCTATGACTATGGATATTTAACTGTAATAGATTCCACATTTGAAAACAATACTGGTAATAATCTTAGTGGTGGTAACAATCTTGGTGGAGCAGTTTATTCTGGTTATGCTAAGGTCGAATCCTCTAGATTCATTTCAAACAATGTGACTACAGGTCCATATGGTAATGGTGGAGCTATTTATGCCATAAAGAATATGGATATAAACAACTCAGTATTTACAAACAATATTGCATCATATCAAGGTGGAGCTTTATATTCAAGTGATGGTTCCATAACAGTAAATAACAGTAATTTTACAAATAACACCGCTTATTTAGGTGGTGGCGCATTAGTGGCTGATCAGTTAAATAATAATATAATAAATTGTAGTTTTGTAAACGATACTGCAGGAGGTTATGGTGGAGCGGTAAGTCTTAGAAATGGAACTGTGGTAAATAGCACATTTACAGACAACAAGGCTCAAATGGGTGCTGCTCTATTTATAAACGGTGGACTTATCAATAATTCCACATTTATAAATAATGAGGCCTCAAAGGGATATGGTATTGAGATATTTACCAATGGAACTCTCATCAATTCCCTAATTGACGGCACCACATTGAAGGAGTATAATTATCCATATATTTCAGCTCAAATGCAATCAATCACATCAGACGGTTTCTATTGCTTCTGTCTGGAACATTATAACCTGCCGCCAGATTCAGGATCATTAGGTGACGGACTAAGAACCGTTTGCAACTATAAAACCAACACCAATGTTGAGGAGTATCTAAAGATTCTATACTATGTCTACTATGAGACATTGTCCGATAATCAGTCTGATGAGGGTAAAAAGGCTTTAAGCGAGATGCAAACCTTGACTTGGACTTTTACGGATGGTGACTTTACACAGAGCACCAACCCGAAGGTTCAAAATGTGGTAAATCTCTACAATAGTGGTTTCCGTGTAAATACAACCCATGCTATCAAGACTTTAAGTAATGGAACCAATGCGTATATGGTATTTAGAAGTTTCTATAATGGAAACAACAACCAGAATATGGTGATGTTCAGATTGGAACCATTCTTTGATAATCTTACAGTTGTAAAAGAGACATTGGACACCAATGTTTCAAAGGGAAGTGTTGTAAGATTTAATATAACCGTACTTAACAATGGTGGCTCTACTTTAAGCCATGTGTTTGTAAATGATTCCGACTTTGATAAGGAATTGGTGTTTACAGGATTTGAAAGTGGAAGCCTAGGTGCAGACTGGAATTATACAAATGGTCTATTTGTATTGAATTCCCTACTTGCTCCAAACCAGACCGTAAGCTTGATTCTATTATTCAATACAACAGGTAACGGTACATTTACAAATAATGTTACAGCAGGATTTGACAATAGAACCTTGTCTAATTCAACAAATAGAACAGTGGTCTTTGATCCTAGATTGGAAATTCTTAAGATAACCAATACTAAGGTGGTATATGTTGGTAACTTAACCAGCTTCACTATTGTGGTTAGAAATACCGGTGATTGTAATCTGTCCAATGTTCAGGTTACAGAAAGTTCATTTGATGGCTTAGAGTTCAGCCATTTTGATGGTGTGGACTGGAGGGAGGATAATAATGTTTATACCTTGAATAAAGTCCTAGCTCCAGGTGAATCATCTAGCTTTACAGTTTACTTTAAAACTTTAGAACTTGGAAACCTAACAAACATTGTTGTAGCATCATCTAACGAAACTGGAAACAGGTCTGCAATGAATACAACAGAGGTTAGAAACATCACCAACTCAACAGATAACAACACTGACAAGACAGAATCCAATTCAACTACCAATAAGACCAATATGACAGAGTCCAACTTAACCATTAATGGAACCGAAACAGCAACTAGTAAAAACATGGATGATATAGCTTGCCATGTTAACTATAATACTGGTAATCCATTGTATCTATTATTGGTTTCCTTATGTTTAGTCGGTACGGTTCACATAAAAGGCAAAAAATAGTTTTAATCCCTTTTTGTTTTTTATTTTTTTTATAAAATCTCTGTTAGTTGGGATTTTTATTTTTTAAAGTTTTTACGGTGATTTAAAACTTTTTAATAGCTATCTAATTGTTTTTTATTATTAGCTTAAAAATGTTTAATAGCTATCTAATTATTACTTAAAAAATAGAGCTTAATATAAAAATCTTTTTTTTAAAAATCTTCATATTCAATATATCAATATGCTTTTTTTATCTATTGCTCTGATTGATACATAGTTTTTTATTTTATCCAGTTATATATTAAAACATGGAAAAAGAGAAATGGATTAGATATGGAGTTGCAATCTTCTTTATTTTAATACTGCTTTTCGGTTCGGTTGCAATTGTTTTCCTATATACCTCACTGGACTTTAGTCAGTTATTCATTTAATATTACCATAACACACATATAGGTAAACTCAGAGTGGCTTACCTCTTCTAAGCTGCCTCTAAATATCCTCTCATCAGGATAGCTTAATCTTTCACAGACTATGACCTGTCTATTGGGATCTGCCCCATTGTCAATTAGAAACTGGGCCATGTCTTTAACCTTTCTTGATGGAAGCGCAATGGTTTCCAATCCATTGTCTATTATTGGAAGTATGTCCTCGATGTTTTCCCTTCCATGAAACGTCATGATATTCGCACTGTCCCATGGGATTTTGCATCTGCTTGATGCAAGCTGAAGTGAGCTTATGCCTGGTATGACCTCGATGTTTTCCCTTGGAAAGCCCTTTTCCTCTGATATTTCAAGAATCGGTTTTAGAAGTCCTGAAAAACCGGGATCTCCTGTTGAAAGTAGTGCAACATCCTTGCCTTCCTTTGCAATGTCCACACTTTCCTCAAGGTTTCCATGTAGGTTCTTGACATTGAATATGATTTTCTCATTCACCTCATCAAATAGATCAATGGCCCTCTTACTTCCTATTACAATATCAGCATTCTTTACAGTTTCCACTGCCTTGTAGGTTAGATATTCGAAATCTCCAGGTCCAATCCCAACAATGTATAATTTTGACATCTTCTTAATTCCTCATGTTTTTAGGTTTATATAAATTAGTATAAACTTTATTGTTTATTTTATATTAAGGTAATAATCTATTTTTTAGAATAGCAATCTGCTTCTTATTCTCTTAACTTTAGATTATTGATTTCTCTTTTCAATATTTTATAAATGGATTCTGCACCAACAATCTCACCATCTAGATTCCAGTATGAGGGATACATTATAAAGGGCCTTGTCTGACTTCCTCCAAGACCTCCATGGCTTCCAACCAGTTCCTCAAATGCGCATACCTCATCGGTTTCAGGGTCATAGAAACTGTTTACAAGTATGTCCGGTGTATGCTTAAATGAGTTTGTTCTCTTTAAATGATAGCTGGCATTTTTACCGAAGTTTTTAAGTGGGTCCTCGCCCTGTACAACACCCTTTTCAATATAGTTGATTCCATCCTCGCCAATGACCATGGCACCGTTGTTCTTTGAGTTTACAAGTATGAATCCGATGTATTTGTTCTTAACAAGTCCTGGTATGAGGTTCGGGAAATAGCTTATGATCTCCTCATAGCTTAGTCTATGTGACCATTGTGTCAGATATATCAATGCAAGATTTCCTGAACCTAGAACGATTACCTCTGAGTTCTCGGGCTTCTGGATCTTGTATTGCCTTGGACTGTATTTCTCAATATACTCTAGACTGTTTGAGTACAGGTTCCTCATATAGGTAATCTGTCTGTTCAATGGTATGAAAACATCCCTAAGTTCGTCATCAGAATTGATTAGACTGTAGAAACTCATGTCCTCTGGAAGCAGGCTTCTCACATACTTGTCAAAGCTTATTCCATATCTTTGTTTGAAGGTTGCACCATTACTCTGTCCATGGTCTGACTGGATTACAAATTCATAGTCCCTTCTTGAATACTTGCTTGCCTCCTTAATACGCTTGAACTGCTTGTCCAATGTTTTAAGACATCTGAATGAATCCTCATCCCTTATGCCGGAGTGATGTGCAATCTCGTCATATCCAAGATAGGTTGCATAGATTGTATCTAGCTTACCATTCATCATGTCCCATATGATGGTGTGGGTGTTGACCTCCCTTAAAAATACGTTGGTTCCTGCACGTGTTAGGTTATATATGAATCCCCTTCTGATACGTGGCCTTATGTTTTTTATGGTATGTTTAATCTGGGAGTATGCCTCCAGGATTATCTCATATAAGAATAGTACACATATACGTGCAAAACTGTTAGGGTTTTCAAACACTGAAAACCATGCACTGTTGAACATCTTCTGTATGTTCAATGCCTTGGATAGCGTGAATATCACATTGTCGGTGTCACCTGAGAAGAGGTTGCAGCGGCTTCCCCCATCATCTGTAAGAAGTCCATTACCATTTGAAATCCTCTCCTCCATTATGCTTGTGTTGTTGAAGCTTCCACAACTCATGATCCTGTTGCCATTGTCCTTTTCAACCCAGCGGTATGCAACAATGTCCCTATTGTTTCCATGTAGTATTCCTGCCTGGCTTGCACCGGTTTGGCTTGACAAATCTGTCTCCCATCTTTTGACCTTATGGCTTCCCTTATCCAACCATCCTTTAAGTGTGGGCATATAGTCCTTGTCAATGGCCTCCATTAATATGTCATATGCAAGTCCATCGATTTCGAGAATGATGAGTCCACTGTATTGTTTCAATGATTCCTTTCTTCTGCTGTTCAATGCATCCCTTGTAATGCCTCTGTAATATGAACTGTTGTCGTCAATGGTAACGATACCTGCTAGAACTGTGTTTATGGCTGCCATGAGAAACGGTACCAGAAACAATGCAGGTCCATTTATCTCGAAACCCTTTATGAAGAAGGCTAGAATATAGAAGAACAGTGCATTAAAGATAAGTGATGCGGCTCCAAAGGTATATACAAAAAACGGCATAAACACCCGTGTTAGAATAGGCCAGAGCAATGCGTTTACAATACCTACCAGGGTTACAACGATTATCGCCATTTCAATGCTGTTTACATACAGTCCCAGATTGAAAGGGGCAACGATTAGAAAACCAATTATATTACCTATCCATATTACAATTGTCCTTATTGCAAAGTCTTTATATGAGAACTTCTCAATA harbors:
- a CDS encoding phage holin family protein, which gives rise to MPEDYEPNIEKFSYKDFAIRTIVIWIGNIIGFLIVAPFNLGLYVNSIEMAIIVVTLVGIVNALLWPILTRVFMPFFVYTFGAASLIFNALFFYILAFFIKGFEINGPALFLVPFLMAAINTVLAGIVTIDDNSSYYRGITRDALNSRRKESLKQYSGLIILEIDGLAYDILMEAIDKDYMPTLKGWLDKGSHKVKRWETDLSSQTGASQAGILHGNNRDIVAYRWVEKDNGNRIMSCGSFNNTSIMEERISNGNGLLTDDGGSRCNLFSGDTDNVIFTLSKALNIQKMFNSAWFSVFENPNSFARICVLFLYEIILEAYSQIKHTIKNIRPRIRRGFIYNLTRAGTNVFLREVNTHTIIWDMMNGKLDTIYATYLGYDEIAHHSGIRDEDSFRCLKTLDKQFKRIKEASKYSRRDYEFVIQSDHGQSNGATFKQRYGISFDKYVRSLLPEDMSFYSLINSDDELRDVFIPLNRQITYMRNLYSNSLEYIEKYSPRQYKIQKPENSEVIVLGSGNLALIYLTQWSHRLSYEEIISYFPNLIPGLVKNKYIGFILVNSKNNGAMVIGEDGINYIEKGVVQGEDPLKNFGKNASYHLKRTNSFKHTPDILVNSFYDPETDEVCAFEELVGSHGGLGGSQTRPFIMYPSYWNLDGEIVGAESIYKILKREINNLKLRE
- a CDS encoding DUF7507 domain-containing protein — encoded protein: MANANGITRIIVKKGDYGESNLKINSNIILEGMDNPVIIPSGSNSVFIINNTGVIINGFTFAGGRGSVIKSNNSNLTVINSLFANNTASPTGGIYFVNGNLNITNSTFTNCISLNGGDGGAIHMERGTLYISGSLFDGNMARAGSSTALGSAGGSIFADRTNAYLINSTIKNSLASEFGGGVFVSGNLTMINSSIINNTAGYGSGVYCEYLPFYDYGYLTVIDSTFENNTGNNLSGGNNLGGAVYSGYAKVESSRFISNNVTTGPYGNGGAIYAIKNMDINNSVFTNNIASYQGGALYSSDGSITVNNSNFTNNTAYLGGGALVADQLNNNIINCSFVNDTAGGYGGAVSLRNGTVVNSTFTDNKAQMGAALFINGGLINNSTFINNEASKGYGIEIFTNGTLINSLIDGTTLKEYNYPYISAQMQSITSDGFYCFCLEHYNLPPDSGSLGDGLRTVCNYKTNTNVEEYLKILYYVYYETLSDNQSDEGKKALSEMQTLTWTFTDGDFTQSTNPKVQNVVNLYNSGFRVNTTHAIKTLSNGTNAYMVFRSFYNGNNNQNMVMFRLEPFFDNLTVVKETLDTNVSKGSVVRFNITVLNNGGSTLSHVFVNDSDFDKELVFTGFESGSLGADWNYTNGLFVLNSLLAPNQTVSLILLFNTTGNGTFTNNVTAGFDNRTLSNSTNRTVVFDPRLEILKITNTKVVYVGNLTSFTIVVRNTGDCNLSNVQVTESSFDGLEFSHFDGVDWREDNNVYTLNKVLAPGESSSFTVYFKTLELGNLTNIVVASSNETGNRSAMNTTEVRNITNSTDNNTDKTESNSTTNKTNMTESNLTINGTETATSKNMDDIACHVNYNTGNPLYLLLVSLCLVGTVHIKGKK
- the leuS gene encoding leucine--tRNA ligase, with amino-acid sequence MSENIEKKWQKKWEDAKLFESNPNDKKKMYITVAFPYPSGAMHVGHGRTYTVPDVYARFKRMEGYNVLFPMGWHVTGAPVIGIADRIKNKDQWTLDLYENVHKVPKETLPKLADPINIVKYFSSEYHDVMSKMGYTIDWRREFRTIDPTFQKFVTWQMKTLKSKGLIIQGEHPVKYCPHDENPVGDHDLLEGEGIGVNELTLLKFPLEDKFLVTGTLRPETIFGATNIWLNPEVHYILVEVEKGRSEGEKWIMSDDAYYNISNQKDLKILGDIDPKEIIGKISKNPVTGEEIPVFPASFVDAEYGSGVVFSEPADAPADYIALRDLKNNAELIKEYGLEEAVLKAEPRNVVTVKGYGPIPAKETIEKLGIENQDDPKLHDATEELYKTEHSKGYVSDHIPKYGGKRVAYVRDEVRDDLIEEGYADIIYDFAERPVICRCGHRCVVKILDDQWFMKYSDKEWKGKAHEVLDGETIIPSEVKSNFNYYIDWLDDWACSRRVGLGTRVPWDKKWLFEPLTDSTMYMSYYTIAKYLKDMDPELLNEAFFNKVFLDIDSDDIKVDSETVSKIQNEFNYWYPLDWRLSAKDLVGNHLSFLMFAHSAIFPRDKWPKGTVVFGMGLLEGNKMSSSKGNVILLNDAIDQYSADVVRLFLMSSAEPWQDFDWREKEVKGTQRRLQWFREFTSKVDEVAGGNLNLSDIKEVELTRNIDKWMIGQLNKHIKNATEALEVFQTRKASQEALFLLKKDVDHYLYRVKHIIDNGDEGVIYVLSTLLDNWIRLLAPFTPHTCEELWSTYGGEGFVSEASWPEYDESLISDEISTSEALIQNAVHDITEIEKMVDTDVSKIHLYLAPDWKWDLYKIASEVGKPDIGQIMGRAIKANIYSDKKAIAQNAKKISREITKTPYVGKIDEESIFEDGKAYMEEECGSEIVIHTDDSYDPQNKARNAMPYKPAIFIE
- a CDS encoding DUF2115 family protein; translated protein: MNTKELFDEIYEYMINYDHVRMPHGYSTDAISLLTRYNYYTYKEIINRKHPGSLNIEVDDKKVNDFKDRVDYYFEENSPGDYEYRDFIKYISIYLTFIVKKSLHPVGIKSKDMTVTKENNKFYCTGKKRFIKDKNSLCKYCVSRSKSN
- a CDS encoding cobalt-precorrin-7 (C(5))-methyltransferase, translating into MSKLYIVGIGPGDFEYLTYKAVETVKNADIVIGSKRAIDLFDEVNEKIIFNVKNLHGNLEESVDIAKEGKDVALLSTGDPGFSGLLKPILEISEEKGFPRENIEVIPGISSLQLASSRCKIPWDSANIMTFHGRENIEDILPIIDNGLETIALPSRKVKDMAQFLIDNGADPNRQVIVCERLSYPDERIFRGSLEEVSHSEFTYMCVMVILNE
- a CDS encoding TRC40/GET3/ArsA family transport-energizing ATPase; its protein translation is MAFKDLFNFKKDETTFVFVGGKGGVGKTSVSASTALWLARNGKKTLLVSTDPAHSLSDSLEMYIGPYPKFITENLWGMEIDPDVAMEEKQREIDARKTLTDKNTAMGLDLLSDQMDLASSAPGADETAAFELFMRIINNDSDDYDMVVFDTAPTGHTLRLLSFPDLMESWVGRMMKAKAKLGEAANKIKSIIPFMDVDEQQTAAELEQTKKDVEKAKKILSDPERTTFKMVVIPEEMSIYESERAIESLDKFDMTTDGIIVNQVMPDIDDCDFCHSRYKLQQKRLALINQKFSDKEITQVPLFKDEVKGIDKLTKFGDILYEGRENDEIHHEAIQL
- a CDS encoding NAD+ synthase; protein product: MYTLPKLDEEKVNEEICLFIQDKVSKANCDGIVIGLSGGIDSTVSAYLSVEAIGCENVFGIHMYSSTTPKEDTDHARLMARLLDIKYKEVNIDSISDEFIKMAHRDGKYSDDAVQLADGNLKARIRMCLLYYYANLRNSLVVGTGNKSELYIGYFTKYGDGGCDMEPIGDIYKTQLRSLARAWKIPEEIIVKPPRAGLWPGQTDEDEIGLSYELLDKLLYMAIDKNLDNKTIRDSLNISDDTINLIRNKVINSRHKIEVPESPKVSDFKI